A single Ascochyta rabiei chromosome 4, complete sequence DNA region contains:
- a CDS encoding Aminoacyl-tRNA hydrolase, with translation MADATARAHVASPTALTADPENVPGTETEYISNDAINRRAGLNKREARKQKRAQQSLPTPPDTSSETETSTRKPPKARKPRLSPPRTSADNAAKTSIPQFLATTMPPGNPIPLLICSIGNPGPTYANTLHSAGHIITSYIAGRKSYQPFTKGLSGLVSRPDNTTFSLSLLKGYTKTQGGPPEDDWTFWQSLSLMNVSGVGVKKAYAAWLAELRRRTTPAAEGRLVVVHDELESALGKVSVRESGASARGHNGLKSCQQQLSGVKWWRVGVGIGRPESRDPNVVSRYVLGKMRGEERSGLERAAPGVVDALRVIAEK, from the coding sequence ATGGCTGACGCGACAGCACGTGCGCACGTGGCCAGCCCTACAGCCCTAACTGCCGATCCCGAAAATGTCCCTGGGACAGAAACAGAATACATCAGCAACGACGCTATCAACCGCAGAGCAGGTCTAAACAAGCGCGAGGCGCGCAAGCAAAAGAGAGCCCAACAGTCGCTACCCACACCACCTGACACATCCTCCGAGACTGAAACGTCCACGCGCAAACCACCCAAAGCCCGCAAACCTCGTCTATCGCCTCCACGGACCTCGGCAGACAACGCAGCAAAGACATCGATACCCCAATTCCTCGCTACTACAATGCCGCCCGGGAACCCCATTCCTCTGCTCATCTGCAGTATTGGCAACCCAGGCCCCACCTACGCCAACACGCTGCACTCTGCCGGCCACATCATAACCTCGTACATCGCCGGTCGGAAATCCTACCAGCCCTTTACAAAGGGGCTCTCCGGCCTGGTGTCTCGACCAGACAACACCACGTTCTCGCTGTCGCTGCTCAAAGGGTACACCAAGACACAAGGCGGGCCCCCTGAAGACGACTGGACCTTTTGGCAGAGTCTGAGCCTGATGAATGTCAGCGGCGTCGGCGTCAAGAAGGCCTATGCAGCGTGGTTGGCCGAGTTAAGACGGCGCACCACGCCTGCTGCTGAGGGCAGGCTGGTTGTCGTGCACGATGAGCTGGAGTCTGCGCTGGGGAAAGTCTCGGTCAGAGAGAGCGGCGCGAGTGCGAGAGGGCACAATGGGTTGAAGAGCTGTCAGCAGCAGCTGAGTGGCGTCAAGTGGTGGAGGGTTGGCGTCGGGATAGGGCGGCCGGAGAGCAGGGATCCGAATGTGGTCAGTCGCTACGTGTTGGGGAAAATGAGGGGGGAGGAGAGGAGTGGGCTGGAGAGAGCGGCGCCGGGGGTTGTCGATGCGCTGAGGGTGATTGCTGAGAAATAA
- a CDS encoding DNA repair protein rad14, which translates to MGDRPATPPRATRSAGKLPPNPPTPEQIRRMEEARLRAKAQAQQVQASRPSPAPVAGTKRAYSSLTSSTTPTQVRNASSTQASGGFIQPPSNSYIHQSKSKDIKRSDFIDYDFSTMTDTKGGFLSTTDDPHNRAMWTGKSREEQKPEGMTLAEWEREQVRRKLREARAGPYEPGISILNAVNGKDEAEDEDAALLEAAENAEIEAGTFKGKYGDGKKDIPGKCRECNSLEIDWKWADTFHISVCSRCKESIPDKYSLLTKTEARDDYLLTNPELADEDLLPHLERPNPHKTSFHNMQLFLRLQVEAYAFSPQKWGSAEALDTEYEKRTKVSKQRKEKKFKNKLDDLKRRTRVEAYKRARLSGDGGEAEFGQKIKGRYDKHEHEWGRGVLNPETGMTRKSCTECGMEVEELEF; encoded by the exons ATGGGCGACAGACCAGCAACGCCGCCGCGAGCCACTCGCTCAGCGGGCAAGCTGCCGCCCAACCCTCCGACTCCAGAGCAGATCAGGCGGATG GAAGAAGCCCGGCTCCGAGCAAAAGCACAGGCACAGCAAGTTCAAGCGTCCCGTCCCTCGCCCGCACCCGTCGCTGGCACGAAACGCGCATACTCGTCCCTAACGTCGTCTACCACTCCCACACAAGTCCGTAATGCCAGCTCCACGCAAGCATCTGGCGGCTTCATCCAGCCGCCCTCGAACTCATACATCCACCAGAGCAAGAGCAAAGACATCAAGCGCTCCGACTTTATCGATTACGACTTCAGCACCATGACCGACACGAAGGGCGGTTTTCTCAGCACAACAGACGACCCGCACAACCGTGCCATGTGGACAGGCAAAAGTCGCGAAGAACAGAAACCAGAAGGCATGACACTCGCAGAGTGGGAGCGTGAACAGGTGCGTAGAAAGTTACGAGAAGCGCGCGCTGGGCCCTACGAGCCTGGCATATCGATCCTGAACGCCGTAAACGGGAAAGATGAGgctgaagacgaagacgccGCGCTCCTCGAAGCCGCCGAGAATGCCGAGATCGAGGCCGGCACGTTCAAAGGCAAATACGGCGATGGCAAGAAAGACATTCCCGGCAAATGTCGCGAGTGCAACAGCCTGGAAATAGACTGGAAATGGGCCGACACATTCCACATCTCTGTTTGTTCGCGCTGCAAAGAATCGATCCCGGATAAATACTCGCTCCTCACCAAAACAGAAGCGCGCGACGACTATCTTCTCACAAACCCTGAGCTCGCCGACGAGGACCTCCTCCCGCATCTCGAGCGGCCCAACCCGCACAAAACCTCTTTCCACAACATGCAGCTCTTCCTACGCCTACAAGTCGAAGCCTACGCCTTCAGCCCGCAGAAATGGGGCTCCGCCGAAGCGCTGGACACCGAGTACGAGAAGCGCACAAAAGTCAGCAAGCAGcgcaaggagaagaagttCAAGAACAAACTCGACGACTTGAAGCGCCGCACACGCGTCGAGGCGTACAAGCGCGCAAGACTGAGTGGCGACGGCGGCGAAGCAGAGTTTGGACAGAAGATCAAGGGTCGCTATGATAAGCATGAGCACGAATGGGGGAGGGGTGTGCTGAATCCCGAGACGGGCATGACGAGGAAGAGCTGCACCGAGTGTGGGATGGAGGTTGAGGAGTTGGAGTTTTGA